In one window of Hymenobacter nivis DNA:
- a CDS encoding asparaginase: MTTTPAPADLPLVPVPTQADPADATAPRVLLIYTGGTVGMAVNAAGELAPMELRHLDRQMPELARLPLRVSLLSLPELIDSSNVTPADWLFLARLIGEHYADFDGFVVLHGTDTMAYSAAALSYLLENLGKPVVFTGAQLPVGASRSDAQRNLVTALEIAAARHPRANTMRVPEVGVFFNDVLIRGTRAKKVESQQFAAFKSENYPPLARAGIGLEFSDNSIRLLPAARLRVHQHLETRVAVLRLFPGITAAVVDAVLSVPGLRGCVLETYGSGNAPTTAWFTASLRGALARGVWLLNVSQCVEGRVVQGKYETSAALASLGVVGGDDITTEAAVTKLMFVLGLGLDNARTRQLLGQDLRGEITP, encoded by the coding sequence ATGACGACGACCCCCGCCCCCGCCGATCTGCCCTTGGTGCCCGTGCCCACCCAGGCCGACCCCGCCGACGCCACCGCCCCGCGCGTGCTGCTGATTTATACCGGCGGCACCGTGGGCATGGCCGTGAACGCCGCCGGCGAGCTGGCCCCCATGGAGCTGCGCCACCTCGACCGCCAGATGCCCGAGCTGGCCCGCCTGCCCCTGCGGGTGTCGCTGCTGAGCCTGCCCGAGCTCATCGACAGCAGCAACGTGACCCCCGCCGACTGGCTGTTTCTGGCCCGGCTCATTGGCGAGCACTACGCTGATTTTGATGGGTTTGTGGTGCTGCACGGCACCGATACCATGGCCTACTCGGCGGCGGCCCTGAGCTACTTGCTGGAAAATCTGGGCAAGCCCGTGGTGTTCACTGGGGCCCAGTTGCCGGTGGGCGCCAGCCGCTCCGATGCCCAGCGCAACCTCGTGACGGCCCTGGAAATTGCCGCCGCCCGCCACCCCCGCGCCAACACCATGCGGGTGCCCGAGGTGGGCGTATTTTTTAACGATGTGCTGATTCGCGGCACGCGGGCCAAAAAAGTGGAGAGCCAGCAGTTTGCGGCCTTCAAAAGCGAGAACTATCCGCCGCTGGCCCGCGCCGGCATCGGGCTGGAGTTCAGCGATAATAGCATCCGGCTGCTGCCCGCCGCCCGCCTGCGCGTGCACCAGCACCTCGAAACCCGGGTGGCCGTGCTGCGCTTGTTTCCGGGCATCACGGCGGCCGTGGTCGACGCCGTGCTGAGCGTGCCCGGCCTGCGCGGCTGCGTGCTCGAAACCTACGGCTCGGGCAACGCGCCCACTACGGCGTGGTTCACGGCCAGCTTGCGCGGGGCCCTGGCCCGTGGCGTGTGGCTGCTCAACGTGAGCCAGTGCGTGGAGGGCCGCGTGGTGCAGGGCAAGTACGAAACCAGCGCCGCCCTGGCCAGCTTGGGCGTGGTGGGCGGCGACGACATTACCACCGAAGCTGCCGTTACCAAGCTCATGTTCGTGCTCGGCCTGGGCCTCGACAACGCCCGCACCCGCCAGCTGCTGGGCCAGGACCTGCGGGGCGAGATTACGCCCTAA
- a CDS encoding MFS transporter: protein MAAPATLPVPAPGTVEKDNKRITNGWTFYDWANSVYPLVITSSIFPIYWGSITKAINPKDVVDFLGFKVPGSSLIIYAVSFSFLLIALISPFLTSLADYSGRKKLFLQIFCYLGALSCAGLYFFTKDNLTLSTFIFIAATVGFSGSIVFYNSYLPEISSEEKFDSLSARGFSMGYIGSVLLLVICLAIIQGPEIMGGPKGVALFGMSVGQATRLSFLLTGLWWVGFAQIPFFTLPPDLGRPADAPVSKDGWLLNGFRELGKVWDQLKQQPNLKRFLLAYFTYNMGVQTVMYVATIFGDKVLQLDSTSLIVTILLLQIVGILGAWLFAKLSERIGNTRALSWAVFIWMLICVAGYFVQKGWSFFALAAVIGLTMGAVQSLSRSTYSKIIPENTPNAAAYFSFFDVVEKLGIVIGTLSFGLIGQITGSMRNSILSLIVFFILGLGFLLTLRGKKLRDTPATSPATFPGPPAASSIASTPSTLK from the coding sequence ATGGCTGCACCTGCTACGCTACCGGTTCCCGCCCCCGGCACCGTCGAAAAAGACAACAAGCGCATTACCAACGGCTGGACCTTCTACGACTGGGCCAACTCAGTGTACCCGCTCGTTATCACCAGCTCGATATTCCCTATTTACTGGGGCAGTATTACCAAAGCTATCAACCCTAAGGATGTAGTTGATTTCCTGGGATTTAAAGTACCAGGCTCGTCCCTTATAATTTATGCGGTATCGTTTTCGTTCCTGCTTATCGCGCTAATTAGCCCGTTCCTTACGTCGCTGGCCGACTACTCGGGTCGTAAAAAGCTGTTCCTGCAAATTTTCTGCTACCTGGGGGCCCTGAGCTGTGCCGGGCTGTACTTTTTCACCAAAGACAACCTCACGCTGAGCACGTTTATTTTCATTGCGGCCACGGTGGGCTTCAGCGGCAGCATCGTGTTCTACAACTCGTACCTGCCCGAAATCAGCTCCGAGGAGAAGTTCGACTCGCTCTCGGCGCGGGGCTTTTCGATGGGCTATATCGGCTCGGTGCTGCTGCTGGTTATCTGCCTGGCCATCATCCAGGGCCCCGAAATTATGGGCGGGCCGAAGGGCGTGGCGTTGTTTGGCATGAGCGTGGGCCAAGCCACGCGGCTCAGCTTTTTGCTCACCGGGCTGTGGTGGGTGGGCTTTGCCCAGATTCCGTTTTTCACGCTGCCGCCCGACCTGGGCCGCCCCGCCGACGCGCCGGTTTCCAAGGATGGCTGGCTGCTCAACGGCTTCCGCGAGCTGGGTAAGGTGTGGGACCAGCTCAAGCAGCAGCCCAACCTCAAGCGCTTCCTGCTGGCCTACTTCACCTATAATATGGGCGTGCAAACGGTGATGTACGTGGCTACCATCTTCGGCGATAAGGTACTGCAGCTCGACAGCACTTCGCTGATCGTCACCATTTTGCTGCTGCAAATTGTGGGTATCCTGGGGGCCTGGCTGTTTGCCAAGCTCTCGGAGCGCATCGGCAACACGCGGGCCCTGAGCTGGGCCGTATTCATCTGGATGCTGATTTGCGTGGCCGGCTATTTCGTGCAGAAGGGGTGGAGCTTCTTCGCCCTGGCCGCCGTCATCGGCCTCACCATGGGCGCGGTGCAAAGCCTCTCGCGCAGCACGTATTCCAAAATAATCCCCGAAAACACGCCCAACGCGGCCGCTTATTTCAGCTTTTTCGACGTGGTAGAAAAGCTGGGCATCGTCATCGGCACGCTCTCGTTCGGCCTCATCGGCCAAATCACGGGCTCGATGCGCAACAGTATTCTGTCGCTCATCGTGTTCTTTATCTTAGGCTTAGGCTTTCTGCTGACGCTGCGTGGCAAGAAGCTGCGCGATACGCCCGCCACCAGTCCGGCCACGTTTCCGGGCCCACCAGCCGCCTCTTCCATCGCCAGCACGCCCAGCACGTTGAAGTAA
- a CDS encoding DinB family protein has product MHTASIQQNILAELDHELAVIRKVLERVPEDQLDYQPHPKSMKLGQLAAHIVNLLAFKQLFVEKDERDFLDANAPKPGPTPTTSAELLARFDQYSASLRQALHDSSDEKLGQNFQLRRGDQVLMNRPKGAALRIMGLNHSIHHRGQLTVYLRLLDIPVPGVYGPSADEPGSF; this is encoded by the coding sequence ATGCACACCGCCTCCATCCAACAAAACATCCTCGCCGAGCTCGACCACGAGCTGGCCGTTATCCGCAAAGTGCTTGAGCGCGTGCCCGAAGACCAGCTCGACTACCAGCCCCACCCCAAGTCGATGAAGCTGGGGCAGCTGGCCGCGCATATTGTCAACCTGCTGGCTTTCAAGCAGCTGTTTGTGGAAAAGGACGAGCGCGACTTCCTCGATGCCAACGCGCCCAAGCCGGGCCCCACGCCCACCACCAGCGCCGAGCTGCTGGCCCGCTTCGACCAGTACAGCGCCAGCCTCCGCCAAGCCCTGCACGATTCGAGCGACGAAAAGTTGGGCCAGAATTTCCAGCTGCGCCGCGGCGACCAGGTGCTCATGAATCGCCCCAAGGGCGCCGCCCTGCGCATCATGGGGCTCAACCACAGCATCCACCACCGCGGCCAGCTCACGGTGTACCTGCGCCTGCTCGATATTCCGGTGCCCGGCGTGTACGGCCCCAGCGCCGACGAGCCGGGCAGTTTTTAG
- a CDS encoding amidohydrolase produces MVSFTRFWGPGLAGALVALGALNGCQPRREAVDLLVTNATVYTVDSTFSKAQAFAVKDGKFVAVGTAADLQGRYQAAQTVDAGGQFIYPGFYDAHCHFYRYALGLQAADLVGATSWAETVGRLARHRQQQPNAAWLTGRGWDQNDWPGQRFPTKDTLDQLFPNVPVLIARVDGHAAVANQKALDLAGITAATPISGGVIGRDARGRLTGLLVDNAVQLVAAKIPEPSPAEAARLLLQGQQKCLAVGLTSLADAGLDKANIDQLAALQRAGQLHLRLYAMLNPTPANKAYYLPRGPYFSDDLTISSFKVYADGALGSRGAALLAPYTDRPKETGFLLQNPDYYRNLAKELAATKFQMNTHAIGDSSNRLLLDIYGAALHGQPDRRWRIEHAQVVSPTDVAKFGQYHIVPSVQPTHATSDMYWAGERLGARRLKTAYAYQALRKQYGQVALGSDFPVEDINPLYGFHAAVARQDAKNFPTGGFQMENALSRPDALRGMTTWAAHAGFEEKRKGQIKPGMLADFVVLKTDLLRAPNEQLHDTKVQQTWIGGKQVFAIKN; encoded by the coding sequence ATGGTATCTTTTACTAGGTTTTGGGGCCCCGGGCTGGCCGGGGCCCTGGTGGCCCTGGGGGCCCTAAACGGCTGCCAGCCGCGCCGCGAGGCCGTCGATTTGCTCGTGACCAACGCCACGGTATACACCGTCGATTCCACGTTCAGCAAGGCGCAGGCGTTTGCCGTGAAGGACGGCAAGTTTGTGGCCGTGGGCACGGCGGCCGATTTGCAGGGCCGCTACCAGGCTGCCCAAACGGTGGACGCCGGCGGACAATTCATCTACCCCGGCTTCTACGACGCGCACTGCCACTTCTACCGCTACGCCCTGGGGCTGCAAGCGGCCGATTTGGTGGGAGCCACGTCGTGGGCCGAAACGGTGGGCCGCCTCGCGCGGCACCGCCAGCAGCAGCCCAATGCGGCCTGGCTCACGGGCCGCGGCTGGGACCAGAACGACTGGCCCGGCCAGCGCTTCCCCACCAAAGACACGTTGGACCAGCTGTTTCCGAACGTGCCGGTGCTCATCGCCCGCGTGGACGGGCACGCCGCGGTGGCCAACCAAAAGGCGCTGGACCTGGCCGGCATTACGGCCGCCACGCCCATCAGCGGCGGCGTAATTGGGCGCGACGCCCGGGGCCGCCTCACCGGCCTGCTCGTGGACAATGCCGTGCAATTAGTGGCGGCCAAAATCCCCGAGCCCAGCCCGGCCGAGGCGGCGCGCTTGCTACTGCAAGGCCAGCAAAAATGCCTGGCCGTGGGCCTCACCAGCCTCGCCGACGCGGGCCTCGACAAGGCCAACATCGACCAGCTGGCGGCGCTGCAACGGGCCGGCCAGCTGCACCTGCGCCTCTACGCCATGCTCAACCCCACGCCCGCCAACAAGGCGTACTACTTACCGCGGGGGCCCTATTTCAGCGACGATCTGACCATCAGTTCCTTTAAGGTGTACGCCGACGGGGCCCTGGGCTCGCGCGGGGCGGCGCTGCTGGCGCCCTACACCGACCGGCCGAAGGAAACCGGCTTCCTGCTCCAAAACCCCGACTACTACCGGAACCTGGCCAAGGAGCTGGCAGCCACCAAGTTTCAGATGAACACCCACGCCATCGGCGACTCCTCGAACCGGCTACTACTGGACATTTACGGGGCGGCGCTACACGGCCAGCCCGACCGGCGCTGGCGCATCGAGCACGCGCAGGTGGTGAGCCCAACCGATGTGGCCAAGTTTGGGCAGTACCACATCGTGCCGTCGGTGCAGCCCACCCACGCCACCTCTGATATGTACTGGGCCGGCGAGCGGCTGGGGGCCCGGCGCCTGAAAACCGCCTACGCCTACCAGGCGCTGCGGAAGCAGTACGGCCAGGTGGCGCTGGGCTCTGACTTCCCAGTGGAGGACATCAACCCGCTCTATGGCTTCCACGCCGCCGTGGCGCGGCAGGATGCCAAGAATTTCCCCACCGGCGGCTTTCAGATGGAAAACGCCCTGAGCCGCCCCGACGCCCTGCGCGGCATGACCACCTGGGCCGCCCACGCCGGCTTCGAGGAAAAGCGCAAGGGCCAGATCAAGCCGGGGATGCTGGCCGATTTCGTGGTGCTGAAAACCGACCTCCTGAGGGCCCCCAACGAGCAGCTGCACGACACCAAGGTGCAGCAAACCTGGATTGGGGGCAAGCAGGTTTTCGCCATTAAAAACTGA
- a CDS encoding AMP nucleosidase: MKTKEEIVNNWLPRYTGVPLGEFGQYILLTNFSNYVYMFAEQFGVEVRGLDKPMQSATADGITIINFGMGSPMAATVMDLLSAVKPKAALFLGKCGGLKKTKLGDLVLPIAAIRGDGTSDDYLPKEIPALPSFRLQRAVSSMIKKHELDYYTGTVYTTNRRVWEHDQEFKDYLRRVRALAVDMETATIFVCGFMNDIPHGALLLVSDNPMTPEGVKTSESDSKVTTNFVKQHLAIGIESLLELKNSGESVKHMKFE; the protein is encoded by the coding sequence ATGAAGACCAAAGAAGAAATCGTAAACAACTGGCTACCACGCTACACGGGCGTACCGCTCGGCGAATTCGGGCAGTACATCCTGCTCACTAATTTCAGCAACTACGTGTATATGTTTGCCGAGCAGTTCGGCGTGGAGGTGCGCGGACTCGATAAGCCGATGCAGTCGGCCACGGCGGACGGCATCACCATCATTAATTTCGGCATGGGCTCGCCGATGGCGGCCACGGTGATGGACCTGCTCTCGGCCGTCAAGCCCAAGGCGGCGCTATTTTTGGGCAAGTGCGGGGGCCTGAAAAAGACCAAACTCGGCGACTTGGTGCTGCCCATTGCCGCCATTCGCGGCGACGGTACTTCCGACGACTACCTGCCCAAGGAGATTCCGGCCCTGCCCTCCTTCCGCCTGCAACGCGCGGTTTCGTCGATGATTAAGAAGCACGAGCTGGACTACTACACCGGCACCGTGTACACCACTAACCGCCGGGTGTGGGAGCACGACCAGGAGTTCAAGGACTACTTGCGCCGGGTGCGGGCCCTGGCCGTGGACATGGAAACGGCCACTATTTTCGTGTGTGGCTTCATGAACGACATTCCCCACGGGGCCCTGCTGCTGGTGAGCGACAACCCGATGACGCCCGAGGGCGTGAAAACCTCGGAATCGGACTCGAAAGTGACCACTAACTTCGTGAAGCAGCACCTGGCCATCGGCATCGAGTCGCTGCTGGAGTTGAAGAACTCGGGCGAGTCGGTGAAGCACATGAAGTTCGAATAA
- a CDS encoding type I restriction enzyme HsdR N-terminal domain-containing protein, with amino-acid sequence MQELDLPPFEAKLTQSATNQPLIWDGLRRKHVVLTPEEWVRQHVVHYLAGHLGYPRGLLALERGLRYNQRQKRTDLLALGPTGQPLLLVECKAPHVAIDAAVARQATTYNQTVGAPLLLLTNGLVHYCWQVDFAARTNERLNEIPGFAAAVALAGP; translated from the coding sequence ATGCAAGAGTTGGACCTGCCGCCTTTCGAAGCCAAACTTACGCAATCGGCCACAAACCAGCCGCTTATTTGGGATGGGCTCCGGCGCAAGCACGTGGTGCTCACGCCCGAGGAGTGGGTGCGCCAGCACGTGGTGCACTACCTGGCGGGCCATCTGGGCTACCCGCGCGGCCTGCTGGCCCTGGAGCGCGGCCTGCGCTACAACCAGCGCCAGAAGCGCACTGACCTGCTGGCCCTGGGCCCCACCGGCCAGCCCCTGCTGCTGGTCGAGTGCAAGGCCCCGCACGTGGCCATTGACGCGGCCGTGGCCCGGCAGGCCACTACCTACAACCAAACAGTGGGGGCTCCGCTGCTGCTGCTCACCAACGGCCTGGTGCACTACTGCTGGCAGGTCGATTTCGCGGCCCGCACCAACGAGCGGCTCAACGAAATTCCAGGCTTTGCGGCAGCCGTGGCGCTGGCTGGGCCGTAA
- a CDS encoding fumarylacetoacetate hydrolase family protein, with product MQLFRFGPRGHEQPGVRTAAGQRLDVSAFGEDYHEAFFATDGPVRLAAWLGPHAAQCPEVPAEARLGSCVARPSKIVCIGLNYRDHSAETGLGLPTEPVFFLKATSALCGPHDDVVLPRGAEKLDWEAELAFVIGKLASYVAEADALGHIAGYTILNDYSERAHQLERGGQWTKGKSADTFAPLGPYLTLAADVPDPENLRIWLTVNGATKQEATTADLVFGLAKIISYVSEFMTLLPGDVISTGSPAGTGMGLHPPQYLRAGDVVALGIEGLGEQRQRVAAFPG from the coding sequence ATGCAATTATTCCGCTTCGGCCCGCGGGGGCACGAGCAGCCCGGCGTGCGCACCGCCGCCGGCCAGCGCCTCGACGTGTCGGCGTTTGGCGAAGACTACCACGAGGCCTTTTTCGCCACCGATGGCCCGGTCCGCCTCGCCGCCTGGCTGGGGCCCCACGCCGCTCAGTGCCCCGAAGTGCCCGCCGAAGCCCGCCTGGGCAGCTGCGTGGCGCGGCCGTCCAAAATTGTGTGCATTGGCCTGAACTACCGCGACCACAGCGCCGAAACCGGCCTGGGCCTGCCCACCGAACCCGTATTTTTCCTCAAGGCCACCTCCGCCTTGTGCGGGCCCCACGACGATGTGGTGCTGCCCCGCGGCGCCGAAAAGCTCGACTGGGAAGCCGAGTTGGCCTTTGTCATCGGTAAGTTAGCATCCTACGTAGCAGAAGCCGATGCACTGGGCCACATCGCCGGCTACACCATCCTCAACGACTACAGCGAGCGGGCCCACCAGCTGGAGCGCGGCGGGCAGTGGACCAAGGGTAAAAGCGCCGACACCTTTGCGCCGTTGGGGCCCTACCTCACGCTAGCCGCCGACGTGCCCGACCCCGAAAACCTGCGCATCTGGCTCACCGTGAACGGCGCCACCAAGCAGGAAGCCACCACCGCCGACCTGGTGTTCGGGCTGGCCAAAATCATCAGCTACGTCAGTGAGTTCATGACTTTGCTGCCCGGCGACGTCATCTCCACCGGCAGCCCGGCCGGTACGGGCATGGGCCTGCACCCACCGCAGTACCTGCGCGCCGGCGACGTGGTGGCGCTAGGCATCGAAGGCCTGGGCGAGCAGCGCCAGCGCGTAGCGGCGTTTCCGGGGTAA
- the ald gene encoding alanine dehydrogenase, producing MIIGVPKEIKNNENRVGLTPAGVAELRKHGHTLLVQAGAGGGSGFDDADYEQAGAQLLPTIADVYGQADMIIKVKEPIAEEYPLIKENQLLFTYFHFASGEALTHAMIERKAICLAYETVELPNRALPLLIPMSEVAGRMAPQEGAKYLEKPLKGRGILLGGVPGVKPAHVLVLGAGIVGTQAAKVAAGLGAQVTIMDINLNRLRELDDFMPKNVVTQYSNEYNIREAIKTTDLVVGAVLIPGAKAPHLITRDMLKTMRPGTVLVDVAVDQGGCIETCRPTTHEDPTFIIDDVVHYCVANMPGAVPYTSTLALTNATLPYAVKLANLGWQAACRQDAALRLGLNVVHGEVVYKGVAEAWGLPLVDVAHVLEPVTA from the coding sequence ATGATTATCGGCGTTCCCAAGGAAATTAAAAACAATGAAAACCGCGTGGGCCTCACGCCCGCTGGCGTAGCCGAGCTGCGCAAGCACGGCCACACGCTGCTGGTGCAAGCCGGGGCCGGCGGCGGCAGCGGCTTCGACGACGCTGATTACGAGCAGGCGGGGGCGCAACTGCTACCCACCATTGCCGACGTGTACGGGCAGGCCGATATGATCATCAAGGTGAAGGAGCCGATTGCTGAGGAATACCCGCTCATCAAGGAGAACCAGCTGCTGTTCACGTACTTCCACTTTGCCAGCGGCGAGGCCCTGACCCACGCCATGATCGAGCGCAAGGCCATCTGCCTGGCCTATGAAACCGTGGAGCTGCCCAACCGCGCCCTGCCCCTGCTCATCCCCATGAGCGAAGTGGCCGGCCGCATGGCTCCCCAGGAAGGCGCCAAGTACCTAGAGAAACCCCTGAAAGGCCGCGGCATTCTGCTCGGCGGCGTACCCGGCGTGAAGCCGGCACACGTGCTGGTGCTCGGCGCGGGCATCGTGGGCACGCAGGCAGCCAAGGTGGCCGCGGGCCTGGGGGCCCAGGTCACCATTATGGACATCAACCTGAACCGCCTGCGCGAACTCGACGACTTCATGCCGAAAAACGTGGTGACGCAGTATTCTAACGAGTATAATATCCGCGAAGCCATTAAAACCACCGACCTGGTGGTGGGCGCGGTGCTGATTCCGGGCGCCAAGGCCCCGCACCTCATCACGCGCGATATGCTGAAAACCATGCGCCCCGGCACCGTGCTCGTGGACGTGGCTGTGGACCAGGGCGGCTGCATCGAAACCTGCCGCCCCACCACTCACGAAGACCCGACCTTCATCATCGACGACGTGGTGCACTACTGCGTGGCCAACATGCCCGGCGCGGTACCCTACACCTCCACCCTGGCCCTCACCAACGCCACGCTGCCTTACGCCGTGAAGCTGGCCAACCTGGGCTGGCAGGCCGCTTGCCGCCAGGACGCCGCCCTGCGCCTTGGCCTGAACGTGGTGCACGGCGAGGTCGTTTACAAAGGCGTGGCCGAAGCCTGGGGCCTGCCCCTGGTGGACGTAGCCCACGTGCTGGAGCCCGTAACGGCTTAG